TGCCGCCCCCACCGCACGCGGCGAGCAGCAGGGGCAGGAGCAGGGCGGTCAGGGAAGCGGGTCTCGTCATGGGGGCCTCGTGGGGTAGGGGACAGGACGCCCGGTCCGCCAGTGCTTCTGGCAGATCGGGGCTATGGTCGGGGCGGCTCGCGGTGAGGGCTTACTGGGCCTTGGGTGGGCAGAGGCGCATGGGGCAGGTCAGGGAGATGCCGCTGTCGGCCGGTCCGGTCAGGGCGGCGGCGCTCGCGTGCGGAAGGATGAGGGTCAGGGCCAGCAGGATGGTGCGCGTCATGGGGGACCTCCGGTGGGGATCACGGTAGCGGAGGTCCGCTGCAAAAACCCCCGTAGAATTCGTGACATGGCGCACGTTATCCTTGACGATCCGCAGGTGGTTGAGGTGCTGCTGGATCATGACCGCATGCGGCTCCTGACGCCTTTCATGACGGCGCCGATGACCATCGCGCAGGCGGCGGAGATCACCGGGTGCCCGCCGACGTCCCTGGGGTACTGGGTCAAGCGGTTCGTGCGGCTGGGGCTGGTGCGGGAGGTCGCCTCTCAGCGTCCGGCGGTGTTTCAGGCGGTGTCGAACGAGTTCATCGTGGACCCGTCGCGGGTGATGCCGCTGGAGGAGATGCTGTCGGGCGTGCAGCGCCCCGCGTGGGAGCGGATGCTGCGCGGGTACGCGCGGGAGTACGGGCGGCTGTCGCCGGACTGGCTGCTGCGGTTTCACGTGACGCCCGAGGGGGTGCTGACGCGGCGTGAACTGACCCGCGAGGAGCTGGAGCGTCCGGGGGGTCCGGCGGCGCAGCGGCCGCTGGGGGAATGGGCGCTGCTGCGGCTGTCGCGGGAGGACGCGCAGGCGTTCCGCGAGCGGCTGTCCGGGGTGGTGCAGGAGTTCCTGGCCCGCTCGTCGGAGCTTGAGTCCGACAGCGTGTATCTCGTGCATGTGGGACTGACGCGGGACCCGGTGCACGGGTGATGTGCGCGCGGCGCGGCATCCGATATACTTTGACTCAGTCTAATTTTTCGTCCGAGTACAGTTAAGCCATTCCGACCGAAGGAGTTGCCCCCTTGCTGCCCCTGATCCACAAACTGCTGTTCTTCCTCTTCGCCCTGATCGCCGGTGGCTTCGGCGCGTGGGGCTTCTACCGCCTCTACCGCCGCGTCGCGCGCGGCGCGCCCGCCAGCGAGGACCGCACCGGGAACCCCGTCCAGCGCGTGCTGTACGCCATCCGGGTCAGCCTCACCCAGGAGCGCACCTTCCGCCGCCGCACGGCCATCAGCGTGCTGCACAGCTTCATCTTCTACGGCTTCGTGTACTACCTGCTGGTGAACGTCGTGGACGGCCTCGAAGGCTACCTGCCGTTCCACATCTACTCCAAGGACAGCCCGCTGCTCGCCGGGTACAACTTCCTGGCCGACCTGCTCAGCATGCTGGTCCTCGTGGGGGTCATCAGCCTGCTGATCCGCCGCCTGTTCCTGCCCAGCAAACGCGACTTCCGCTTCACCGACAAGACGCTGCTGCACCCGCTGCTGCGGGCCAACTACATCCTGCGTGACAGCCTGATCGTCTCGTCGTTCATCACCTTCCACGTGGGCAGCCGCGTGCTCGGCAACGCCGCCAAGATGACCGAGGAAGCCCGCAAGCTCGGCGGGTACGACTCCTTCCAGCCGTTCAGCAGCGCCCTGGGCCGCCTGCTGTTCAACGGCGCCAGCGAGCAGGCCATCGAGGGCTGGCGCATCTTCGGGTACTGGGGTGCGCTGGGCAGCGTCCTGGCGTTCCTCGCGTACTTCCCGTTCACCAAGCACATCCACATCTTCATGGCCCCGCTGAACTACGCCCTGAAGCGCCCGGTCGGCAGCGGCGTTCTCCCCCCCATGAAGGGCCTGGAGGAGGCCATGGAGGCCGACGAACCCAAACTGGGCGTCGAGAAGTTGGAAGACCTGGAGTGGCCGCGCCTGCTTGACGCGTACTCCTGCATCCAGTGCAACCGCTGCCAGGACGTCTGCCCGGCCAACGCGACCGGCAAGGCCCTGAGCCCCGCCGCGCTGGAAATCAACAAGCGCATGGAACTGAACGTGATCGGGTCGCACCCCAGCCCCTTCACGCTCAAGCCCGCGCCCTTCGAGGGTGGCGCGAGCACCGCGCACCCCCTGCTGGAATTCGCCATCAACGAGGAATCCGTGTGGGCCTGCACCACCTGCGGCGCCTGCATGCAGGTCTGCCCCGTGCAGGACGAGCAGATGCTCGACATCATCGACATCCGCCGCCATCAGGTCATGGTCGCCGGTGAGTTCCCCCCGCAACTCCAGACGGCCTTCCGCGGCATGGAACGCGCCAGCAACCCCTGGGGCATCAGCCGCGACAAACGCCTCGAATGGGCCGAGGGCCTGAAAGTCCCCACAATCGACGAGAACCCCACCCCGGACGTCATCTACTGGGTGGGTTGCGCCGCCAGCTACGACCCCGGCGCGCAGAAAGTCGCCCGCTCCTTCGTGCAGCTGCTCGACAAGGCCGGCGTGAACTACGCCGTGCTGGGCAAGAAGGAAGCCTGCACCGGCGACAGCGCCCGCCGCGCCGGGAACGAGTTCCTGTACCAGCAGCTGGCCGCCGAGAACGTCGAGACCCTGAACACCGTCGCGCCGAAACTGATCGTGGCGACCTGCCCACACTGCATGAACGCCATCGGGCACGAGTACAAGCAGCTCGGCGGCGACTACCGCACCATCCACCACACCGAGTACCTCGAGACCCTCGTGGCCGCCGGGAAGCTCCCCATGGAGCGGCTCGCCGAGAACGTCACCTACCACGACCCCTGCTACCTGGGCCGCCACAACGGCGTGTACGACGCGCCCCGCACCCTCATCACCAAGATGGCGGGCGAGGTGCTGGACCTGGAACGCAGCCGCGAGAACTCCTTCTGCTGCGGCGCGGGCGGCGCGCAGTTCTGGAAGGAAGAGGAAGAAGGCGCAGAGCGCATCAGCGACAACCGCTTCCGTGAACTCCAGGCCCGCCTGGACGACGCCAAAGCCGCCAGCGACGAGTTCGAGCAGACCGGCAAGGTCGTCGCCGTCGGCTGCCCCTTCTGCAAGGCCATGATGAACTCCACGCCCGAGAAGCAGAAACGCGACGACATCATCGTCAAGGACGTCGCGGAACTCATGCTCGAGAGCGTGCAGCGCGCCGACGGCACCTGGCAGCAGGCCGCCCCCACCGGCCCCGTGGAAGGCGCCACCCCGCTGGAGCAGCCCGAGGTCGTCAGCGCCCCCAACGCGCAGACGCCCATGGAGCGCACGGGCGACCGCCCCGGCGCCGGCGCCCCCGCCGCGGTGGTGGGCGAGACGAGCG
This region of Deinococcus sp. JMULE3 genomic DNA includes:
- a CDS encoding heterodisulfide reductase-related iron-sulfur binding cluster, whose amino-acid sequence is MLPLIHKLLFFLFALIAGGFGAWGFYRLYRRVARGAPASEDRTGNPVQRVLYAIRVSLTQERTFRRRTAISVLHSFIFYGFVYYLLVNVVDGLEGYLPFHIYSKDSPLLAGYNFLADLLSMLVLVGVISLLIRRLFLPSKRDFRFTDKTLLHPLLRANYILRDSLIVSSFITFHVGSRVLGNAAKMTEEARKLGGYDSFQPFSSALGRLLFNGASEQAIEGWRIFGYWGALGSVLAFLAYFPFTKHIHIFMAPLNYALKRPVGSGVLPPMKGLEEAMEADEPKLGVEKLEDLEWPRLLDAYSCIQCNRCQDVCPANATGKALSPAALEINKRMELNVIGSHPSPFTLKPAPFEGGASTAHPLLEFAINEESVWACTTCGACMQVCPVQDEQMLDIIDIRRHQVMVAGEFPPQLQTAFRGMERASNPWGISRDKRLEWAEGLKVPTIDENPTPDVIYWVGCAASYDPGAQKVARSFVQLLDKAGVNYAVLGKKEACTGDSARRAGNEFLYQQLAAENVETLNTVAPKLIVATCPHCMNAIGHEYKQLGGDYRTIHHTEYLETLVAAGKLPMERLAENVTYHDPCYLGRHNGVYDAPRTLITKMAGEVLDLERSRENSFCCGAGGAQFWKEEEEGAERISDNRFRELQARLDDAKAASDEFEQTGKVVAVGCPFCKAMMNSTPEKQKRDDIIVKDVAELMLESVQRADGTWQQAAPTGPVEGATPLEQPEVVSAPNAQTPMERTGDRPGAGAPAAVVGETSAAVINAQPGSPDATQGTQPEAQAAHPEATARKSWKPKAAGADDVAPAAPAAPAAAAPSTDAPARKSWKPKGGDDVSAAPVTPAPEAATAAPTAPAPNASAPTAPVADAPARKAWAPKAKADDVNPAPVAPAEPAPAAPSPDAPARKAWAPKAKAEAAPAPATTEPTAPAAPSEVAPAAAPAAGERKKWAPKGQPVSAAPVTDAAEPTTQTAIAQPAPAPAVTSEAAPAPTAATGERKKWAPKAAAAPAPAPDVQAATPAPVTEPSAEPITEHVHLEQVGENLLEEGQQATSEPGAGGRKKWQPKKKPE
- a CDS encoding helix-turn-helix transcriptional regulator gives rise to the protein MAHVILDDPQVVEVLLDHDRMRLLTPFMTAPMTIAQAAEITGCPPTSLGYWVKRFVRLGLVREVASQRPAVFQAVSNEFIVDPSRVMPLEEMLSGVQRPAWERMLRGYAREYGRLSPDWLLRFHVTPEGVLTRRELTREELERPGGPAAQRPLGEWALLRLSREDAQAFRERLSGVVQEFLARSSELESDSVYLVHVGLTRDPVHG